The sequence CAGGAGTTGAGCATGCCGAGGAGGGCGGCGATCCCGCCGAAGCTTGCGCCGTAGCCGACGCTGGTGGGCACCGCGATGACCGGCTTGTCGGTGAGCCCCCCCACCACCGACGCCAGCGCCCCTTCCATCCCCGCCGCGACGACGATCACGCGCGCCTTCCGCAGCAGCTCTTCCTGCAGCAGCAGCCGGTGGATCCCCGCCACGCCGACGTCGTAGAGCCGCTCCACGGCGCTGCCGAGGAATTCCGCCGTCACCGCCGCCTCCTCCGCCACGGGGACGTCGGAGGTCCCCGCCGTGACGACTAGCACCGTCCCTTTTCCCCGCGCCTCCTTCTTCCCCTGCGGAAGGACGACGCAGCGCGCCTTCGCGTGGACCACGGCGCCGCGGAACGCCCGCTTGACCGCCCGGATCTTCTCCTCGGTGAGGCGGGTGATCAGCACCCCCGTCCCCGCGCGCCGCATCGTGCGGGCGATCGCCGTGATCTGCTCCGCCGTCTTCCCCTCGCCGAAGATCACCTCGGGGACCCCCTGGCGGATCGCCCGGTGGTGGTCGACGTGGGCGTCCCCCAGGCTCTCGTAGTGAAGATTG comes from Thermodesulfobacteriota bacterium and encodes:
- the larB gene encoding nickel pincer cofactor biosynthesis protein LarB produces the protein MTKDRLKKLLAAVAVGSLSVEDAFERLRNLHYESLGDAHVDHHRAIRQGVPEVIFGEGKTAEQITAIARTMRRAGTGVLITRLTEEKIRAVKRAFRGAVVHAKARCVVLPQGKKEARGKGTVLVVTAGTSDVPVAEEAAVTAEFLGSAVERLYDVGVAGIHRLLLQEELLRKARVIVVAAGMEGALASVVGGLTDKPVIAVPTSVGYGASFGGIAALLGMLNSCAPTVAVVNIDNGFGAGVLASVIDRL